The Argopecten irradians isolate NY chromosome 4, Ai_NY, whole genome shotgun sequence genome has a window encoding:
- the LOC138321171 gene encoding histone H3-like: MPRTVHERRSNEKSGSAKRKSKTGPSTKPRSGSPKKKRYRPGTRALMEIRQYQKTTNLLLRKLPFARVVREIVQGKGLDLRWEATAIMALQEASEAYLVHLFEDANLCAIHAKRVTIMPKDIWLARKIRGGQ; this comes from the exons ATGCCGCGTACGGTCCATGAAAGAAGAAGCAATGAGAAATCCGGATCAGCTAAGAGGAAATCTAAAACTGGTCCATCTACAAAACCTCGCTCGG GGTCTCCTAAGAAAAAAAGATATCGACCAGGAACAAGAGCCTTGATGGAAATTCGTCAATACCAGAAAACAACTAATTTATTACTTCGCAAACTTCCCTTTGCTCGAGTG GTGAGAGAAATAGTACAAGGTAAAGGTTTAGATCTGAGGTGGGAAGCCACAGCTATCATGGCTCTACAGGAG GCTTCAGAGGCTTATTTGGTACATCTATTTGAGGATGCCAACTTGTGTGCTATACATGCCAAGAGAGTCACAATAATGCCCAAGGATATTTGGCTAGCTAGGAAGATTCGAGGAGGACAATAG
- the LOC138321174 gene encoding U6 snRNA-associated Sm-like protein LSm2 has product MLFYSFFKSLVGKDVVVELKNDLSICGTLHSVDQFLNIKLTDISVTDPDKYPHMLSVKNCFIRGSVVRYVQLPADECDTQLLQDAARKEAVQNRQR; this is encoded by the exons ATG TTATTCTACTCATTCTTCAAATCTTTGGTGGGAAAAGATGTAGTAGTAGAACTAAAGAATGACCTCAG TATATGTGGTACTCTGCATTCTGTGGATCAATTTTTGAACATCAAACTTACAGACATCTCAGTTACAGACCCTGACAAGTACCCTCACATG ttatCGGTGAAGAACTGTTTCATCAGAGGATCTGTTGTGAGGTACGTCCAGTTACCAGCAGATGAATGTGACACACAGCTTCTCCAGGACGCTGCCAGGAAAGAAGCAGTACAAAATAGACAGCGGTGA
- the LOC138321173 gene encoding proteasome subunit beta type-1-like, protein MPRDFPPRLRQNSHCHDEINLINRMSVLAAPGLGDTYGSDRPKEVYFNPYAQNGGTTLAVAGEDFSVIASDTRLSEGFSIHSRTLPKTVQLTGTTVLASCGFYGDVLTLTKVLKARLKLYEQDHHKKMSTTAISAMLSTMLYHKRFFPYYTDNIVAGLDNEGRGCVFSFDPVGSYERENFRAGGSASSMMQPYLDNRIGHRNNPNPPKGPLTKERAVQLIKDAFIAATERDIYTGDGVIINVITKDGVETQTFGLRND, encoded by the exons ATGCCACGTGATTTTCCCCCGAGACTTCGGCAAAACTCGCACTGTCACGACGAAATCAACCTCATAAACAGAATGAGCGTTCTTGCAGCTCCGGGTTTAGGTGACACTTATGGGTCAGATCGACCAAAGGAAGTTTACTTCAATCCATACGCACAAAATGGAGG GACCACCCTTGCTGTAGCAGGTGAAGACTTCTCTGTGATAGCCTCTGATACACGACTGAGTGAAGGTTTCTCTATACACAGTAGGACTCTCCCTAAAACTGTCCAGTT gACAGGAACCACAGTGCTAGCCTCATGTGGCTTCTATGGAGACGTTCTAACACTGACAAAAGTTCTGAAAGCACGACTGAAG CTCTATGAACAAGACCACCACAAGAAAATGTCTACAACAGCCATCTCTGCTATGCTGTCCACCATGTTGTACCATAAACGTTTCTTTCCCTACTACACAGACAACATCGTAGCAGGTCTAGATAATGAAG GTCGTGGGTGTGTATTCAGCTTTGACCCTGTAGGATCTTATGAGAGGGAGAACTTCCGTGCTGGAGGCTCGGCCAGCTCTATGATGCAGCCTTATCTAGATAACAGG ATAGGACATAGAAATAACCCTAATCCACCAAAGGGACCCCTAACTAAGGAGCGAGCTGTACAGCTGATCAAGGATGCTTTTATTGCAGCGACAGAAAGAGACATTTACACTGGTGATGGTGTCATTATAAACGTGATAACCAAGGATGGTGTAGAAACACAGACCTTTGGTCTCCGGAATGATTAG